The Micromonospora sp. NBC_01740 genome includes a window with the following:
- a CDS encoding argininosuccinate lyase, whose protein sequence is MQLRNGGLQLQLVPEGSALMSGRLSSGPSRQVHDEILRPQFDFDMTHLLPHYLAVEVVLLLEYERMGVITGDQRRDIADRLCRIDESTLSADPATNMSDTSMAIEQWVHGQLTEPVPAWHVDRSRNDSQATAHALAAREWLGGAAEDLLGLGEAVHRLANGTTDLLMPGYTHLQAAQVITPGFYLAALSQQILHNLRRWLATYDGNDLSPLGAGSMAGQELPWDRHRMAHLLGFAGPVPHALTAVASRSLALEMMAEFSILGAELSRFVTDLMTWGSNEYGFIDLPDELSGISAAMPQKKNFPILERIRGKLAHLGAFGVDIVLAQRSTPYSNMVEVSKEATANLHVSVATTRTALRLFSTVVDNLRFRSDRMREACRREYLGAFALANDLTLNDGIPWRDAQIVVGQYIAAAISADIPPYPGDPGLLVEVAGRHGYQVSDAARVLADAFDIEKAIRGKRSTGSVNPQALADLLASQADKFRLLRQQWDDRRARRGSARALLGRR, encoded by the coding sequence GTGCAGCTCCGTAACGGGGGTCTTCAGTTGCAACTCGTTCCCGAGGGCTCCGCCCTGATGTCAGGACGGTTGTCCAGCGGTCCGTCCCGGCAGGTGCATGACGAAATCCTCCGACCGCAGTTCGACTTCGACATGACTCACCTGCTTCCTCACTATCTCGCTGTGGAAGTGGTCCTCCTGCTCGAGTACGAGCGGATGGGAGTCATCACCGGCGATCAACGACGAGACATCGCGGACAGACTTTGCAGGATCGACGAGTCCACGCTCAGCGCCGACCCCGCCACCAACATGTCCGACACGTCGATGGCCATCGAGCAGTGGGTGCATGGTCAGTTGACCGAGCCGGTCCCGGCCTGGCACGTCGACCGCAGTCGTAACGACTCTCAGGCGACCGCACACGCTCTCGCGGCACGCGAGTGGTTGGGTGGGGCGGCAGAGGACCTGCTGGGCCTCGGTGAGGCTGTCCATCGACTCGCCAACGGCACGACCGACCTGCTGATGCCGGGATACACCCACCTCCAGGCGGCCCAGGTGATCACTCCCGGCTTCTACCTGGCCGCCCTCTCCCAGCAGATTCTGCACAACCTGCGCCGTTGGCTCGCCACCTACGACGGCAACGACCTCTCACCGCTCGGCGCGGGCTCGATGGCCGGCCAAGAGTTGCCCTGGGACCGGCACCGCATGGCGCACCTGCTCGGCTTCGCGGGACCGGTTCCGCACGCCCTGACCGCCGTGGCGTCCCGGTCGCTGGCCTTGGAGATGATGGCGGAATTCTCCATTCTGGGTGCCGAACTGAGCCGCTTCGTCACCGATCTCATGACCTGGGGCAGCAACGAGTACGGCTTCATCGACCTGCCTGACGAGCTTTCCGGCATCTCGGCGGCGATGCCGCAGAAGAAGAACTTCCCGATCCTGGAGCGGATCCGCGGAAAGCTGGCGCATCTCGGCGCCTTCGGTGTGGACATCGTCCTCGCCCAACGCTCGACGCCCTATTCCAACATGGTGGAGGTGTCCAAGGAGGCGACCGCGAACCTCCATGTCTCCGTCGCCACCACGCGGACGGCCCTGCGGCTCTTCTCGACCGTCGTCGACAACCTGCGTTTCCGGTCGGACCGGATGCGGGAAGCCTGCCGGCGGGAGTATCTGGGCGCGTTCGCACTGGCGAACGACCTGACCCTCAACGACGGGATCCCCTGGCGCGACGCCCAGATCGTCGTCGGGCAGTACATCGCCGCCGCCATTTCCGCCGACATCCCGCCCTATCCCGGAGACCCCGGGCTGTTGGTCGAGGTCGCCGGCCGGCACGGATACCAGGTCTCCGACGCCGCACGCGTGCTCGCCGACGCCTTCGACATCGAGAAGGCGATTCGTGGAAAGCGGTCGACGGGCTCGGTCAATCCGCAGGCGTTGGCCGACCTGCTCGCCAGCCAGGCGGACAAGTTCCGGCTCCTCCGGCAGCAGTGGGACGACCGTCGTGCACGGCGAGGTTCCGCTCGGGCGCTGCTCGGGCGTCGATGA
- a CDS encoding pyridoxal-phosphate dependent enzyme: MIFQSVVDAIGHTPLIRLRMDVDPRVEVYAKLELQNLFAMKDRVARYVILEARRLGVLRPGAPIVESSSGTMALGVALVGTALGHPVHVVTDPRIDPVTLAKLRALGCQVHVVDRMSSQGWQGARLERLHELLEALPGAFFPEQYRNPDNPGAYRSLAGELLGDLTSFDVLVGAVGTGGSLCGSARALRRALPELRVVGVDCVGSVLFGQPDVPTRLQGGLGNSLEPANLDRRQIDEVHWLNDREAFGATRDLAREQQIFGGNTSGSVYQVLKDVARRAEPGTRIVGIFPDRGDRYAQTVYDDGWAADRLREMDAADRPRPISPGEVAVSWSRTDDVPRTDGERYLLFLEANTSGTGVLALSVARRMGLRPVLLTDRPDRYPGLADTDCEVLVCETHDLPALRSLIQGRFRREQLAGVTTTSDFYTVLAAELADWLGLPGNPPAAVAACRNKALLREALRDSGIRQPRFVAVTDPARAAAAVREVGLPCVVKPADDSGSNAVLLCATVEEATAHVAAVLAMRVNVRGMPTARCALVEEYVRGAEFSVEVFGESTGNRCLGITEKRVTGGPYFAELGHVFPADLPADQATEMVDAVLRALATVGMSHGATHTEVRLTPSGPAIIEINPRPAGGMIPELYRLATGSDLLAAQLAAAVGGPTRLSSTTHGYAAIEFLVASRPGTLRGTVGGAEIERLDGVEQVTVTASPGTSVRPPRNGYDRLGYVIATGSSRAEVVRRIRTAVDQVQLLVDEDSPDAVSDEASLAPAH; this comes from the coding sequence GTGATCTTCCAGAGTGTCGTCGACGCCATCGGGCACACGCCGTTGATCAGGCTGAGGATGGATGTCGACCCGCGCGTCGAGGTGTACGCCAAACTCGAACTCCAGAACCTCTTCGCGATGAAGGACCGGGTCGCCCGCTACGTGATCCTCGAGGCCAGACGGCTGGGCGTGCTCCGACCGGGCGCGCCGATCGTCGAGAGTTCCTCCGGCACGATGGCGCTGGGAGTCGCCCTCGTCGGCACCGCCCTGGGCCATCCGGTGCACGTCGTCACCGACCCCCGGATCGACCCCGTGACGCTCGCCAAGCTGCGCGCCCTGGGCTGCCAGGTGCACGTCGTCGACCGGATGTCCAGCCAGGGCTGGCAGGGTGCCCGCCTCGAACGGCTGCACGAGCTCCTCGAAGCCCTGCCGGGTGCGTTCTTTCCCGAGCAGTACCGCAATCCGGACAACCCGGGTGCGTACCGGTCCCTGGCCGGGGAGCTGCTGGGGGACCTCACCTCCTTCGACGTCCTGGTCGGGGCGGTCGGCACCGGTGGATCGCTGTGCGGCTCGGCCCGGGCGCTGCGACGCGCGCTGCCCGAGCTGCGGGTGGTGGGGGTGGACTGCGTGGGCAGCGTGCTGTTCGGTCAGCCGGACGTGCCCACCAGGCTGCAGGGCGGGCTCGGCAACAGCCTCGAGCCCGCCAACCTGGACCGTCGCCAGATCGACGAGGTGCACTGGCTCAACGACCGGGAGGCGTTCGGCGCCACCCGTGACCTGGCCCGCGAGCAGCAGATCTTCGGCGGCAACACGTCGGGCTCGGTCTACCAGGTGTTGAAGGACGTGGCTCGCCGGGCGGAGCCGGGGACCCGGATCGTCGGCATCTTCCCCGATCGCGGCGACCGGTACGCGCAGACCGTCTACGACGACGGATGGGCCGCCGACCGCCTGCGCGAGATGGACGCGGCGGACCGGCCGCGTCCGATCAGCCCCGGCGAGGTCGCCGTGAGCTGGTCGCGGACGGACGACGTCCCGCGCACGGACGGCGAGCGGTACCTGTTGTTCCTGGAGGCGAACACGAGCGGGACCGGCGTGCTCGCCCTGAGCGTCGCACGACGGATGGGGCTGCGTCCGGTGCTGCTCACCGACCGTCCCGACCGTTACCCGGGGCTCGCCGACACCGACTGCGAGGTCCTCGTCTGCGAGACGCACGACCTGCCGGCCCTGCGCTCGCTCATCCAGGGCAGGTTCCGTCGTGAACAGCTCGCCGGGGTGACGACGACGAGCGACTTCTACACCGTGCTCGCCGCCGAACTGGCCGACTGGCTGGGACTGCCGGGCAACCCGCCGGCGGCCGTGGCCGCCTGTCGGAACAAGGCCCTGCTGCGGGAGGCGCTGCGGGACAGCGGGATCCGGCAACCCCGCTTCGTCGCGGTGACGGACCCGGCGCGGGCCGCTGCCGCGGTGCGCGAGGTCGGACTGCCGTGCGTGGTGAAGCCCGCAGACGACTCCGGATCCAACGCCGTGCTGCTCTGCGCCACCGTCGAGGAGGCGACCGCGCACGTGGCGGCGGTCCTGGCGATGCGCGTCAACGTCCGGGGCATGCCGACCGCCCGCTGCGCACTGGTCGAGGAGTACGTGCGGGGTGCCGAGTTCAGCGTCGAGGTGTTCGGCGAGAGCACTGGGAACCGCTGTCTCGGGATCACCGAGAAGCGGGTGACCGGCGGGCCGTACTTCGCGGAGCTCGGTCACGTCTTTCCCGCGGACCTGCCGGCGGATCAGGCGACCGAGATGGTGGATGCCGTCCTGCGGGCGCTCGCCACGGTCGGGATGTCACACGGGGCGACCCACACCGAGGTGCGCCTCACGCCGTCCGGCCCGGCCATCATCGAGATCAATCCCCGCCCGGCTGGCGGGATGATCCCCGAGCTCTACCGCCTCGCCACCGGCTCCGACCTGCTCGCCGCGCAGCTGGCCGCGGCCGTCGGGGGACCGACCCGGCTCTCCTCGACCACCCACGGGTACGCCGCGATCGAGTTCCTGGTGGCTTCCCGACCCGGGACGCTCCGGGGCACCGTGGGCGGGGCGGAGATCGAGCGCCTCGACGGCGTCGAACAGGTGACCGTGACGGCGTCCCCCGGCACCTCCGTGCGACCACCGCGAAACGGCTACGACCGCCTGGGGTACGTCATCGCCACGGGCTCCAGCAGAGCGGAGGTCGTCCGCCGGATCCGTACCGCCGTGGACCAGGTCCAGCTGCTGGTCGACGAGGACAGCCCGGACGCCGTCAGCGACGAAGCGTCCCTGGCCCCGGCCCACTGA
- a CDS encoding ISAs1 family transposase produces MPALPSSLISSVSCAPALTVSEAAGGLLAALADLPDPRARRGVRHRLSVVVSAAVCAVVAGNRSYSAIAEWVADVPAATAFALGMAPDRRPSEAMIRRLLQAIDPQVLTAAVSVWLASRATTGTSGPRRAIAVDGKTLRGSRTTDTAARHVMAACDQAVGVVLASTDVNGKTNEITRFQPLLDQIDDLRDTVITADALHCQREHVDYLAERGAHWILTVKGNQPSLHSQLSGLPWRAVPDAFRDTDRGHGRREIRTVKTLTISTGIDFPHAAQALQIRRRRRRLDQPKRFTTETIYAITDLRVHQAKPAQLAAWIRGHWSIENKIHWVRDVTYDEDRSQIRTGTGPEVMAALRNAAISALRTAGITNIAAANRHHARDSSRPLALLGIT; encoded by the coding sequence ATGCCCGCCCTGCCATCATCGCTGATCTCGTCGGTGTCGTGTGCACCGGCTCTGACCGTGTCCGAAGCCGCTGGCGGACTGCTCGCTGCGTTGGCCGATCTGCCTGATCCGCGGGCCCGGCGAGGTGTGCGGCACCGGCTGTCGGTGGTGGTGTCTGCTGCGGTGTGCGCGGTGGTGGCCGGCAACCGGTCGTACAGCGCGATCGCTGAGTGGGTCGCCGACGTGCCGGCGGCGACTGCGTTCGCGCTGGGCATGGCCCCGGATCGGCGTCCGTCCGAGGCGATGATCCGCCGGCTGTTGCAGGCTATAGACCCGCAGGTACTGACCGCGGCAGTCAGCGTCTGGCTTGCCAGCCGGGCTACTACCGGCACGTCGGGGCCCCGGCGAGCGATCGCGGTCGACGGCAAGACCCTGCGCGGCTCGCGCACCACCGACACCGCAGCCCGGCATGTGATGGCCGCCTGCGATCAGGCGGTCGGCGTGGTCCTGGCCAGTACCGACGTCAACGGCAAGACCAATGAGATCACCCGATTCCAGCCGCTGCTCGACCAGATCGACGACCTGCGCGACACCGTGATCACCGCAGACGCGCTGCACTGCCAGCGTGAGCACGTCGACTACCTCGCCGAACGCGGCGCGCACTGGATCCTGACCGTCAAGGGCAACCAACCGAGCCTGCACAGCCAGCTCTCCGGTCTGCCCTGGCGGGCCGTCCCGGACGCCTTCCGCGACACCGACCGCGGGCACGGCCGCCGCGAGATCCGTACCGTGAAGACCCTGACGATCTCCACCGGCATCGACTTCCCCCACGCCGCTCAAGCCCTACAGATCCGCCGCCGCAGACGGCGCCTGGACCAGCCGAAACGCTTCACCACCGAGACCATCTACGCCATCACCGACCTGCGCGTGCACCAAGCAAAACCGGCACAGCTGGCCGCATGGATCCGCGGCCACTGGTCGATCGAGAACAAGATCCACTGGGTGCGTGACGTCACCTACGACGAAGACCGATCCCAAATCCGCACCGGAACCGGACCCGAGGTCATGGCCGCCCTACGCAACGCCGCCATCAGCGCCCTCCGCACCGCCGGAATCACCAACATCGCCGCCGCCAACCGACATCACGCCCGCGACAGCAGCCGCCCCCTGGCACTACTCGGCATCACCTGA